Proteins from one Ornithobacterium rhinotracheale genomic window:
- a CDS encoding PorP/SprF family type IX secretion system membrane protein: MKKIYFQILVLCLPLLSVKAQESLPFYEHYILSDDFLINPSYAGANPDIVKVRASHYSQWNGMDNTPSTQTLSAHASVLGRLSAGVYGFHDSNGASKMTGVNLAAAYHIPIGDDYLGEYDLPEVFSFGVSYTGFSQNFDKDKMKPETWDDPLLQDTSRFLNYLNIGTSFYYKGFHGAISVLDIPLGNNQFVVNNVEPLPAWYYLGGGYRFVVADGFVLDPSFNLALNGQSETQLDLILKSKFYMGENALGVGVSYRMASDKSGSQALSLSPQLQLELGRFRIGYSYKWGLSEIYKEVGAGHLFSLGFDFANPFDSSRY, encoded by the coding sequence ATGAAGAAGATTTATTTTCAGATATTAGTCCTTTGTTTGCCTTTATTAAGTGTCAAAGCGCAAGAGAGTTTGCCTTTTTATGAACACTATATTTTGAGCGACGATTTCTTAATCAATCCGTCGTATGCAGGAGCCAATCCCGACATCGTAAAGGTGCGCGCTTCGCACTATTCGCAATGGAACGGAATGGATAATACGCCTTCTACGCAAACTTTGAGTGCGCACGCCAGCGTTTTGGGAAGGTTATCGGCTGGGGTGTACGGTTTCCACGATAGCAACGGAGCGAGCAAAATGACGGGTGTGAATCTCGCTGCGGCGTATCACATCCCGATTGGAGATGATTATTTGGGCGAGTATGATTTGCCAGAAGTTTTTAGTTTTGGGGTTTCTTATACAGGATTTTCTCAGAATTTTGACAAAGATAAAATGAAACCAGAAACTTGGGATGATCCACTTTTGCAAGATACTTCCCGCTTTTTAAACTATTTAAATATAGGGACTTCGTTTTATTATAAAGGCTTTCATGGGGCGATTTCTGTGTTGGACATTCCGCTTGGGAACAATCAATTTGTAGTAAATAATGTTGAGCCTCTTCCTGCATGGTACTACTTGGGCGGTGGATATCGTTTTGTAGTTGCAGATGGTTTTGTGCTTGACCCTTCGTTTAATTTAGCCCTTAACGGTCAATCGGAAACGCAATTGGATTTAATCTTAAAATCTAAATTCTACATGGGCGAAAACGCATTGGGCGTGGGTGTAAGCTATCGTATGGCTAGTGATAAATCAGGGTCTCAAGCCTTGTCTTTATCACCTCAATTACAACTAGAACTAGGTCGTTTTCGCATTGGTTATTCCTACAAATGGGGACTTTCCGAAATTTACAAAGAAGTGGGGGCAGGACATTTATTTAGTTTAGGATTTGATTTTGCTAATCCTTTTGATTCTTCGCGCTATTAG